The following coding sequences are from one Motacilla alba alba isolate MOTALB_02 chromosome 4, Motacilla_alba_V1.0_pri, whole genome shotgun sequence window:
- the RCHY1 gene encoding RING finger and CHY zinc finger domain-containing protein 1, with translation MATAGGSEGSEPGSEQGCEHYRRGCRLRAPCCGKLYPCRLCHDGAEEHQLDRFRVSEVQCIRCRLLQKAQQRCEGCGSLFGEYYCDICHLFDRDKKQYHCQECGICRIGPKEDFFHCSKCNLCLSLSLQGKHKCIENVSRQDCPICLEDIHTSRVGAHVLPCGHLLHRTCYDEMLKEGYRCPICMHSALDMTRYWRQLDNEVAQTPMPTEYQNMMVEILCNDCNARSTVQFHLLGMKCQSCASYNTAQDGRCRLSLEEQ, from the exons ATGGCCACGGCGGGCGGATCGGAGGGAAGCGAGCCGGGAAGCGAGCAGGGATGCGAGCACTACCGGCGGGGCTGCCGGCTGCGG GCACCGTGCTGCGGGAAGCTGTACCCCTGCCGGCTGTGCCACGACGGCGCCGAGGAGCACCAGCTGGACCGCTTCCGAGTGTCCGAGGTGCAGTGCATCCGCTGCCGGCTCCTGCAGAAG GCCCAGCAGCGCTGTGAGGGCTGTGGCAGCCTCTTCGGGGAGTACTACTGTGACATCTGCCACCTGTTTGACCGTGACAAGAAGCAGTACCACTGCCAGGAGTGCGGCATCTGCAG GATTGGCCCCAAGGAGGATTTCTTCCACTGCTCCAAGTGTAATTTGTGCCTGAGCCTCAGTCTCCAAGGAAAGCACAAG TGTATTGAAAATGTCTCCAGGCAGGACTGTCCAATATGTTTGGAG GATATTCACACATCTCGTGTTGGAGCCCACGTTCTGCCGTGTGGTCACCTTCTCCACAG aaCGTGTTACGATGAAATGCTGAAGGA AGGCTACAGGTGTCCTATTTGCATGCACTCGGCGTTGGACATGACCAGGTACTGGCGCCAGCTGGACAACGAAGTGGCACAGACTCCCATGCCCACCGAGTACCAGAACATGATGGTGGAG ATCCTTTGCAACGACTGCAACGCCCGCTCCACGGTGCAGTTCCACCTGCTGGGCATGAAGTGCCAGAGCTGCGCGTCCTACAACACGGCCCAGGACGGGCGGTGCCGGCTGTCCTTGGAGGAGCAGTGA